TGTGAATTCTCATGTGCTGTTGCAAGTTGGTTTTCTGAATAAATATATTCCCACATATTTCACAAGAAAACGGCCGCTCACCTGTGTGGATCCTCATGTGTCGTTTCAAGTCAGAGTTACTGCGAAAAGcttttccacaagtgtcacatGCTGAAGACCTTCTCCCTGAGTGAGTGTTGCAGTGACTCTGTGTTGGGGCAGAGCTGTTTCTCTGGGACTCTTCATCTCGAGTTGATCCTGGGTCCACAtgctcacttcctctctgatcTTGGCTCTCAGCTCCAGGAGAgatgtgagagaggagctgctgctcactgatTGGTTCTGGTTCGCTGTGCTCACTTCCCTCATAAGGAGACGTCAACATAAAGGTATCGTTCTCCTGCTTCAGTacaagctgctctccctcctgactggtgcagagctcctcctgctcctctttaatctgtggaggCTCTGGAtcctcttggtccagactggGGTTCCTCTCCTGGTCAGTGAGAAGCTCCTCCTCCTTACAGACATGTTGCTCTGGAAGCTCTGGAGGACGGAGGCCTGAAACTGGAACAGAGAAAGAAGGGACATGTGGATGAGCAgcttcttttcactgtgtggcACCACatgctgctgccccctgctggtgaggaggcagcagc
Above is a window of Hippoglossus hippoglossus isolate fHipHip1 chromosome 17, fHipHip1.pri, whole genome shotgun sequence DNA encoding:
- the LOC117777856 gene encoding zinc finger protein 184-like isoform X2 — translated: MSSVQCLRDFVHERLTAAAEEIFRVFEQTIVEYEEEIDRQRRLLDIVWKPEIKLHRTELPEQHVCKEEELLTDQERNPSLDQEDPEPPQIKEEQEELCTSQEGEQLVLKQENDTFMLTSPYEGSEHSEPEPISEQQLLSHISPGAESQDQRGSEHVDPGSTRDEESQRNSSAPTQSHCNTHSGRRSSACDTCGKAFRSNSDLKRHMRIHTGERPFSCEICGNIFIQKTNLQQHMRIHTGEKPYLCKRCGKRFRQNSAYRIHERIHTGEKPYTCNICRRRFSQTSHLKSHMRIHTDKSQVFPPF
- the LOC117777856 gene encoding zinc finger and SCAN domain-containing protein 31-like isoform X1, with the translated sequence MSSVQCLRDFVHERLTAAAEEIFRVFEQTIVEYEEEIDRQRRLLDIVWKPEIKLHRTVSGLRPPELPEQHVCKEEELLTDQERNPSLDQEDPEPPQIKEEQEELCTSQEGEQLVLKQENDTFMLTSPYEGSEHSEPEPISEQQLLSHISPGAESQDQRGSEHVDPGSTRDEESQRNSSAPTQSHCNTHSGRRSSACDTCGKAFRSNSDLKRHMRIHTGERPFSCEICGNIFIQKTNLQQHMRIHTGEKPYLCKRCGKRFRQNSAYRIHERIHTGEKPYTCNICRRRFSQTSHLKSHMRIHTDKSQVFPPF
- the LOC117777856 gene encoding zinc finger protein 568-like isoform X3, whose protein sequence is MSSVQCLRDFVHERLTAAAEEIFRVFEQTIVEYEEEIDRQRRLLDIVWKPEIKLHRTVSGLRPPELPEQHVCKEEELLTDQERNPSLDQEDPEPPQIKEEQEELCTSQEGEQLVLKQENDTFMLTSPYEGSEHSEPEPISEQQLLSHISPGAESQDQRGSEHVDPGSTRDEESQRNSSAPTQSHCNTHSGRRSSACDTCGKAFRSNSDLKRHMRIHTGEKSYSCKNCGKAFIRKSHYPHR